In Flavobacteriales bacterium, one DNA window encodes the following:
- a CDS encoding four helix bundle protein — MFDFEKLKVYHKAKAFNQSVQAFLKDNPLDRITTHQLHRASFSIMLNIAEGSGRFTPGDKKNFYIIARGSVFECAAIFDFLKGQSVLSEQQSNLFRDALEELLKMLFSMIQRLTK; from the coding sequence ATGTTCGACTTTGAAAAACTGAAGGTCTATCACAAAGCGAAGGCATTCAACCAGTCTGTGCAGGCCTTCCTGAAAGACAATCCTCTCGACAGGATCACCACCCATCAACTCCATCGCGCTTCTTTCAGCATCATGCTCAACATAGCAGAAGGATCCGGCCGGTTTACTCCCGGCGACAAAAAGAACTTTTATATTATCGCCCGTGGATCTGTCTTTGAATGTGCTGCTATTTTCGACTTCCTGAAAGGTCAGTCTGTTCTGTCCGAGCAACAGTCAAACCTGTTTCGCGATGCTTTGGAAGAACTTTTGAAAATGCTATTCAGCATGATCCAGAGGCTTACGAAGTAA
- a CDS encoding DUF3472 domain-containing protein translates to MKQIGLIKWVLVSASFSMGIITSNAQHLWYPDKKNGDIIMNEVMVTNTTGCSYWETMGWNVGSQGGAYCGIQQKSQGTNFIFSIWDPIGTSAPITAPYKLPNSVVTKFGGEGTGLHYDDNLLIGWKMNTWVRTVSRRWDYKGHSFFGFWSYDYGTNKWTHHVTMDFPVADVRFNSGGTNSFLEDWCSSSQNYRKGLYKNGYKRTSDTKAWIPWGTASYSGNGSSSTDYKANAGIENGAYFMEFGGNAIKTVSEGQVLKITLPASPVLTIGQLSSISVIDNTDSLKVSWVTDQTKSPQFSYTVKLVNSSNVTVSTETDTVPHLRSTTINIKNLAVGDYTVHVSMMDIFDQQSDELTKTVTIGTTTGVLNPGAGSKNAFLVFPNPSSRSVNVLLNANVIGKATLSIRDITGRVVMDHVPVSRGNNVIDITLLPVGLYIVQVVNENKDAYQQVKLLKTDF, encoded by the coding sequence ATGAAGCAGATCGGATTGATTAAGTGGGTGCTTGTCAGCGCATCATTTTCCATGGGAATCATCACATCGAATGCCCAACATCTTTGGTATCCGGATAAAAAGAATGGTGACATCATCATGAATGAAGTCATGGTCACCAATACCACAGGATGTTCATATTGGGAGACCATGGGTTGGAATGTAGGCAGCCAGGGTGGTGCATATTGCGGTATTCAGCAAAAAAGCCAGGGAACCAATTTCATCTTCTCCATCTGGGATCCGATCGGAACATCTGCACCGATAACTGCTCCTTATAAACTACCTAACTCAGTCGTAACAAAATTCGGTGGAGAAGGTACCGGTCTGCACTATGATGATAATCTACTGATCGGATGGAAAATGAACACCTGGGTCAGAACCGTCAGCAGGCGCTGGGATTACAAAGGGCATAGCTTCTTCGGTTTCTGGAGTTATGATTATGGCACCAATAAATGGACGCATCATGTGACCATGGACTTCCCTGTAGCCGATGTGCGCTTCAACAGCGGTGGGACAAATTCATTCCTGGAAGACTGGTGCAGTTCCAGCCAGAACTACCGGAAAGGATTATATAAGAACGGGTACAAAAGAACATCCGACACGAAGGCCTGGATACCATGGGGAACGGCTTCCTATTCCGGTAATGGATCGTCATCCACCGATTACAAAGCCAATGCCGGCATCGAGAACGGTGCTTACTTCATGGAGTTTGGTGGCAATGCCATCAAGACTGTAAGCGAGGGACAAGTGCTTAAAATCACCCTTCCTGCATCACCGGTCCTGACCATCGGGCAGTTGTCTTCGATCTCGGTTATAGACAATACGGATTCTCTGAAAGTATCCTGGGTGACCGATCAAACAAAAAGTCCGCAGTTTTCATACACTGTAAAGCTGGTCAACTCCTCGAATGTTACCGTTTCAACCGAAACGGATACGGTGCCTCATTTGAGATCAACGACCATCAACATAAAGAACCTGGCAGTCGGTGATTACACCGTTCATGTTTCCATGATGGACATCTTCGACCAGCAGTCTGATGAACTGACCAAAACCGTAACCATCGGAACAACAACGGGCGTGCTCAATCCAGGCGCCGGATCGAAAAACGCATTCCTGGTTTTCCCGAATCCTTCCAGCAGGTCGGTGAACGTTTTGCTCAATGCTAACGTGATCGGAAAGGCCACCCTGTCTATCCGTGACATCACCGGCCGGGTAGTCATGGATCACGTACCCGTTAGCCGCGGCAATAACGTAATCGACATTACACTTCTTCCCGTTGGGTTGTACATCGTTCAGGTGGTAAATGAAAACAAAGATGCATACCAACAAGTCAAACTGCTGAAAACTGACTTTTAG
- a CDS encoding AraC family transcriptional regulator, whose protein sequence is MHQVLIIYIILQSLLFFAALIADSKKENRPLAFYFFYLFVFHTLFVVCSNDPFPDGSYNNLIRTGYEFVALCNTAVVFSFLYSILNKPMPRALHLLWLLPFLHITMDYLTRIHMTRLYFAGFYNNWYLSFPLYVKMLFAGLLIWQIKIFRKEIRKTNASQEHLHLLKLYWGKYFVYFHLALSALLLVYLAFTLINGRLFHVDIPVLTYSPDYYNLINRGCTAFFMLVFGYLALRNPSVFSIRSPHRPLEQKMVEIILPEEERNQQKKSEFTDEQLAQYSQVLDKLMEENNVYLDHDLSLNKLSGLSQIPSRHLSQYINTTFNKNYKEYINGYRIMHAQELLMKDDSLTIYSIAVDSGFNAESTFYQIFKQHTGLTPKQYQDKFRAETDVSCCMLKGYTEIP, encoded by the coding sequence ATGCATCAGGTCCTGATCATATATATCATATTGCAGAGCTTGCTCTTTTTTGCAGCTTTGATTGCAGACAGCAAGAAAGAGAACCGACCCCTGGCATTTTATTTTTTCTACCTCTTTGTGTTTCACACCCTCTTTGTGGTATGTTCCAACGACCCTTTTCCTGACGGGTCCTACAACAATTTGATCCGAACGGGGTATGAATTTGTGGCGCTTTGCAATACAGCGGTGGTTTTCAGCTTTCTGTATTCCATTCTGAACAAACCGATGCCCAGGGCACTTCACCTGTTGTGGCTCCTGCCCTTCCTGCATATTACCATGGACTACCTGACCAGAATCCATATGACCAGGCTTTACTTTGCAGGCTTTTACAACAACTGGTACCTGAGCTTTCCCCTCTACGTCAAGATGCTTTTTGCGGGTTTGCTGATCTGGCAGATTAAAATCTTTAGAAAGGAAATCCGGAAGACCAATGCCTCACAAGAACATCTCCATCTTTTGAAGCTATACTGGGGAAAATACTTTGTTTACTTTCATCTGGCCTTATCCGCCTTGTTGCTGGTATACCTGGCATTCACACTCATAAATGGCCGCTTATTTCATGTGGATATCCCTGTACTGACATACTCTCCCGACTATTACAATCTGATCAACCGGGGCTGCACGGCCTTCTTCATGCTTGTATTCGGCTACCTGGCTTTACGCAATCCATCGGTGTTCAGCATTCGTTCGCCACATCGCCCATTGGAACAAAAGATGGTGGAGATCATCCTCCCTGAGGAAGAAAGAAATCAGCAGAAGAAATCCGAGTTTACGGACGAACAACTCGCACAGTATTCACAGGTACTAGACAAGCTGATGGAAGAAAACAACGTATACCTTGACCATGACCTGTCGCTGAACAAACTGTCAGGGCTTTCACAAATTCCGTCGCGGCATCTCTCACAATACATCAACACCACCTTTAACAAGAACTACAAGGAATACATCAACGGTTACCGCATCATGCATGCGCAAGAGTTGCTTATGAAGGATGATTCCCTGACGATTTATTCCATTGCGGTTGACAGCGGCTTCAACGCCGAATCCACATTTTACCAGATATTCAAGCAACACACCGGTCTGACTCCGAAACAATATCAGGATAAGTTCAGGGCAGAAACGGATGTTTCATGCTGTATGCTGAAAGGGTATACTGAAATTCCATAG
- a CDS encoding YwbE family protein, translated as MSDGTIRANIHIGQAVKIVQKHEQKTGRLTYGHVKRILTSAAVHTRGIKVMLESGIVGRVREIVEEE; from the coding sequence ATGTCAGACGGCACCATACGCGCAAACATCCACATCGGTCAGGCGGTGAAAATTGTTCAGAAGCATGAGCAAAAAACCGGCAGGCTCACTTATGGTCACGTCAAAAGAATTCTCACCAGTGCGGCGGTACACACCCGCGGAATCAAGGTCATGCTGGAGTCAGGGATTGTGGGAAGGGTCAGGGAGATTGTGGAAGAAGAATAA
- a CDS encoding response regulator transcription factor: MSEEARTRILLAEDDLNLGFLLVNYLEGEGFDVTLCRDGELAWQVYRSNSFDLCLLDVMMPKMDGFSMAKEIRKKDHKIPIIFITARSMKEDQLKGYGLGADDYITKPFDEEVLLWKIRAVIRRVPEDRVVEEVVSLGQYTFEPFNQSLILGGHSRRITEKECEILKYLSDHRNQVIKREDMLKALWGENDYFLGRSLDVFITKIRKYLKDDPNLSIENVFKVGFVFNVPQGE, encoded by the coding sequence ATGTCTGAAGAAGCCAGGACCCGGATATTATTAGCAGAAGATGACCTGAATCTGGGTTTCCTTCTGGTCAATTACCTTGAAGGGGAAGGCTTTGATGTGACGCTTTGCCGTGATGGTGAACTGGCCTGGCAGGTGTATCGATCCAATTCGTTCGACCTGTGTTTGCTGGACGTGATGATGCCGAAGATGGATGGTTTCAGCATGGCAAAAGAGATAAGGAAAAAGGATCATAAGATTCCCATCATATTCATCACCGCCCGTTCCATGAAGGAAGATCAGTTAAAGGGTTATGGCCTGGGTGCGGATGACTACATTACCAAGCCATTTGATGAAGAAGTGTTGTTGTGGAAGATCAGGGCCGTGATCCGCCGGGTACCGGAGGACAGGGTTGTGGAAGAAGTGGTGTCCCTGGGTCAGTACACATTTGAACCGTTCAACCAATCTCTGATTCTGGGTGGCCATTCAAGGCGCATCACAGAGAAGGAGTGTGAGATCCTGAAATACCTTTCGGACCACCGCAACCAGGTGATCAAACGGGAGGATATGCTGAAAGCCCTTTGGGGAGAGAACGACTATTTCCTCGGCAGGAGTCTGGATGTGTTCATCACCAAGATCCGGAAATACCTCAAAGACGATCCGAACCTGAGCATTGAAAATGTCTTCAAGGTCGGTTTTGTGTTTAATGTTCCGCAAGGAGAGTGA
- a CDS encoding HAMP domain-containing histidine kinase, translating into MSKTMKPNRTYLFIIISSIALAIVLVIQCNWILQTARIKEKVFNDNANMVLSKTAEALHTDQDMFSRLQISLQQSEADKIDSLLKHYMQVYNIHINYNFEVTPAPASINNISGFVLNNKANKEGAYQACISGDAKQNSVDLMLTFPDKEAFIRAEMGIPFITSVILIFLVLVMSWHTVHSLVKEKRISEQTTEFLNNMTHEFKTPLTNIALAGKMLEKEVQPFLHDKGKRYSEIILQENEKLRLQVEHMLGMAALERGELPMDKREVDMHQLIHDALKTMSIQIEGLQGSVKHELEAERFTVRGDKVHLTNVLCNLVDNAIKYAKDKPDIVIHTSNDGSDLILSVSDNGVGIEKEHQSKVFDKFFRVSSGDVHDVKGFGLGLAYVKKIVELHGGSIRLRSRKGNGATFTIVLPYV; encoded by the coding sequence TTGAGTAAGACCATGAAGCCGAACCGTACTTACCTGTTCATTATCATTTCTTCCATTGCGCTTGCAATTGTTCTGGTGATACAGTGCAACTGGATCCTGCAAACTGCCAGGATCAAGGAGAAGGTGTTCAATGACAATGCCAATATGGTGCTTTCCAAAACTGCCGAAGCCCTTCACACTGATCAGGACATGTTTTCCAGACTTCAGATCTCCCTGCAGCAAAGCGAGGCAGACAAGATCGATTCACTGCTGAAGCACTACATGCAGGTGTACAACATTCATATCAATTACAACTTCGAGGTGACTCCTGCGCCTGCATCGATCAACAACATATCAGGCTTTGTTCTTAACAACAAGGCCAACAAAGAAGGGGCCTACCAGGCGTGTATCAGTGGGGATGCCAAGCAGAACAGCGTTGACCTTATGTTGACCTTTCCGGACAAAGAAGCGTTCATCCGGGCGGAAATGGGAATACCCTTCATCACTTCGGTGATCCTCATCTTCCTCGTGCTGGTCATGTCTTGGCACACAGTTCACTCTTTGGTGAAAGAAAAAAGAATATCAGAGCAAACGACGGAGTTTCTGAATAACATGACCCATGAATTCAAAACACCCCTCACGAATATAGCGCTTGCCGGAAAGATGTTGGAGAAGGAAGTGCAACCGTTTTTGCATGATAAAGGAAAGCGCTATTCTGAGATTATTCTTCAGGAAAATGAGAAACTGCGCCTGCAGGTGGAACACATGCTTGGAATGGCAGCACTGGAGCGGGGAGAGTTGCCGATGGATAAAAGAGAGGTGGATATGCATCAGCTCATCCACGATGCTTTGAAAACGATGAGTATTCAGATCGAAGGTCTGCAGGGCAGTGTGAAACATGAACTGGAGGCAGAGCGATTTACAGTGCGGGGCGACAAGGTGCATCTGACCAATGTGTTGTGCAACCTGGTGGACAATGCGATCAAGTATGCAAAGGATAAACCGGATATTGTCATCCACACGTCCAATGATGGCTCCGATCTGATCTTGTCGGTGTCCGATAACGGGGTGGGTATTGAAAAGGAACATCAATCGAAGGTCTTTGATAAGTTCTTCCGTGTTTCTTCGGGTGATGTGCATGACGTCAAAGGTTTTGGTCTCGGGCTGGCCTATGTGAAAAAGATCGTGGAACTTCACGGAGGATCTATCCGGCTCCGGAGCAGGAAAGGAAACGGTGCTACCTTTACCATTGTATTGCCTTATGTCTGA
- a CDS encoding energy transducer TonB — MKSSLFALLGLSVLMGVDPMNNNSPVPAEPDMQYEIYGNAFQRAKMEKLANAATLSDIFPNFPASWIEEYINVELAVMIDGELTKVTGTNDTLNPEQKSILKKLDPGTLIMMDADYRRTNAVTGVLEPGHMHHRTFAVPETEASYPGGPEAMAKYFSDACTWPIAAQMDPSFKESVVQFTIDEKGNVTDVRLLWSSGNTLADGCLFETVSRMPVWTPARNSKDKKMKQTISVRIYNAAQTSGC, encoded by the coding sequence ATGAAAAGTAGCCTTTTTGCCTTGCTCGGCCTGTCAGTTCTCATGGGTGTAGACCCAATGAATAACAACAGTCCTGTCCCGGCTGAACCGGATATGCAGTATGAAATTTACGGAAACGCCTTCCAGCGCGCAAAGATGGAGAAGCTTGCAAATGCCGCCACCCTCAGTGACATCTTCCCGAACTTCCCTGCCAGCTGGATCGAGGAATATATTAACGTGGAGCTTGCGGTGATGATCGATGGTGAACTGACAAAGGTAACCGGCACCAATGACACTTTGAATCCGGAGCAAAAAAGCATCCTGAAAAAATTAGACCCCGGCACATTGATCATGATGGATGCAGACTACAGGAGAACCAATGCGGTGACCGGCGTCCTTGAACCAGGTCACATGCACCACCGGACGTTTGCTGTGCCGGAAACGGAAGCCAGCTATCCCGGCGGACCAGAGGCCATGGCGAAATACTTCAGCGATGCGTGCACCTGGCCGATAGCGGCTCAAATGGATCCTTCGTTCAAAGAGAGTGTGGTTCAGTTCACGATAGACGAAAAGGGAAACGTGACGGATGTGCGGCTGTTGTGGTCCTCCGGCAATACGTTAGCGGATGGTTGTTTGTTTGAGACCGTCAGCCGTATGCCCGTGTGGACACCCGCACGGAATTCCAAAGACAAAAAGATGAAACAAACCATTTCCGTTAGAATCTACAATGCCGCACAGACTTCCGGATGCTGA
- the tnpA gene encoding IS200/IS605 family transposase, with protein MVNTYTQIYIQFVFSVKGRENLIKERFRDELEKVMCGIITNQKCKIYAIYCNPDHAHIFVGMHPMTAPSKLMEQVKSGSSKWLNEKKYLPGKFAWQDGYGAFTYSKSHIDKVVKYVLNQPEHHKKQSFRDEYLLLLQKFEIEYDSKYLFEWYDE; from the coding sequence ATGGTAAACACATACACACAAATATATATTCAATTCGTTTTTTCTGTAAAGGGCAGAGAAAACTTAATTAAAGAGCGCTTTAGAGACGAATTGGAAAAAGTAATGTGCGGAATAATAACAAATCAAAAATGTAAAATCTATGCCATCTATTGCAACCCGGACCATGCACATATTTTCGTGGGAATGCACCCTATGACGGCCCCTTCCAAATTAATGGAACAGGTAAAATCAGGTTCTTCCAAATGGTTGAACGAAAAGAAATATTTACCCGGTAAATTTGCCTGGCAAGATGGTTATGGGGCATTTACCTATTCCAAATCACATATAGACAAGGTGGTGAAATACGTTTTGAACCAACCAGAACATCACAAAAAGCAATCATTCAGGGATGAATATTTGTTGCTGTTACAGAAATTTGAAATTGAATATGACTCAAAATATTTGTTTGAATGGTATGATGAATGA
- a CDS encoding PKD domain-containing protein: MGDWDDGDRIWVLSRTLRRIEFNSSTQQFSQVEQDLSNSSDYMQGIAQSHVNPDVVYALQDGRVFKSTNRGTSWTEIAGQSATGMSASSQNRGMGWSSPLDEKIVLFASQSGTSVKTIFSNDGGLTWKNVTGSGANYFPAAEVNGMAGTADGTMVFASTNMGPYVFNVAEEKWYPLATDDDVPVFWGQIVYCVKYGNQEVVRFSTWGQGVWDFRISAITASFTASTTRSCDGQVSFTDQSTGASNWLWDFGDGNTSTTASPTHTYSSNGTYTVTLTVDNGAGSSDQTTQQVDVYIMSAPTASGANICSGDSTTLTASGSTGVFEWFDDAAGNNRVGEGSSYITPALNTTTTYYVRAKENVATGTLGPVDTLIGTGGMHASAGYGLNFDAVQSFRLRSVKVYAGSAGPREIVVKDGVGGNVIATKTVDLNLGEQRVILDFDIPQGNGRFLQINSATIDLYRSTTGGAFPYQYGGLVSITGTNAPSTDYYYYFYDWEVEAEACHSDLIPAVVTVDPGPGKPTISEQNKVLTASIPGVTYQWYLNGQPISGATSQSYTPVDEGDYTVEVTDGNGCSSTSDIYPFVFTGIATSGEPMVVNVFPNPGSGVFMITIPDAGQRETQVSVMDHSGRVILREQMSASSNKPVRVDLSTHPSGIYFVVVRSETSVWYGKLVKGR, from the coding sequence GTGGGCGACTGGGATGATGGTGATCGCATCTGGGTGCTGAGCCGCACCCTGAGACGGATCGAGTTCAATTCATCCACCCAGCAGTTCTCTCAGGTGGAACAGGATCTTTCCAATTCAAGCGACTATATGCAGGGCATTGCCCAATCGCATGTGAATCCTGATGTGGTGTATGCCTTACAGGATGGCCGGGTGTTCAAATCAACCAACCGCGGTACGTCCTGGACGGAGATCGCGGGGCAGTCGGCTACGGGCATGAGTGCATCAAGCCAGAACAGGGGCATGGGCTGGAGCTCACCTTTGGATGAGAAGATCGTGCTGTTCGCATCCCAGTCGGGCACGTCGGTCAAAACAATTTTTTCGAATGACGGAGGGCTTACCTGGAAAAACGTGACCGGCAGCGGGGCAAATTATTTTCCCGCTGCCGAGGTCAACGGAATGGCCGGTACAGCGGATGGAACCATGGTGTTTGCATCAACCAACATGGGGCCGTATGTGTTCAATGTTGCCGAAGAGAAATGGTATCCGTTGGCTACCGATGACGACGTACCCGTTTTCTGGGGACAAATCGTATACTGTGTGAAATATGGTAACCAGGAAGTGGTGCGCTTCTCCACATGGGGGCAGGGGGTGTGGGACTTCCGCATCAGCGCTATCACGGCGAGTTTTACCGCCAGCACCACGCGGAGTTGTGATGGACAGGTTAGCTTCACGGACCAGTCTACTGGTGCTTCCAATTGGTTGTGGGACTTCGGTGATGGCAATACTTCCACAACGGCCAGCCCCACGCATACGTATTCTTCAAATGGCACCTATACCGTTACCCTCACGGTAGACAATGGTGCTGGTAGTTCCGATCAGACCACACAACAGGTGGATGTGTACATCATGTCCGCACCCACTGCCAGTGGAGCAAATATTTGCAGTGGTGACAGCACTACGCTCACTGCTTCAGGCAGCACGGGTGTGTTCGAGTGGTTTGATGACGCTGCCGGGAATAACAGGGTAGGGGAAGGAAGTTCATACATCACCCCTGCGCTGAATACGACCACCACTTATTATGTAAGGGCAAAGGAGAATGTTGCTACAGGTACCCTTGGTCCGGTGGATACTTTGATCGGCACCGGTGGCATGCATGCCTCGGCCGGTTATGGTTTGAACTTTGATGCCGTCCAGTCTTTCCGTTTGCGCAGTGTAAAAGTGTATGCCGGCTCTGCCGGCCCAAGGGAGATTGTCGTGAAGGACGGGGTCGGTGGAAATGTGATCGCCACAAAAACAGTTGATCTTAATCTGGGTGAGCAACGCGTGATCCTTGACTTTGACATTCCACAGGGCAACGGCAGATTTTTGCAGATCAATTCTGCTACCATCGATCTATACCGAAGTACAACGGGTGGGGCATTCCCTTATCAGTATGGAGGACTGGTATCCATTACCGGTACCAACGCTCCCAGCACAGATTACTACTATTACTTTTACGATTGGGAGGTGGAAGCGGAAGCTTGCCATAGCGACCTTATCCCGGCTGTGGTTACGGTAGATCCCGGTCCGGGTAAGCCAACCATCAGCGAACAGAACAAGGTACTAACCGCCAGTATTCCGGGTGTCACATACCAGTGGTATCTGAACGGCCAACCTATATCGGGTGCAACTTCGCAGTCCTATACGCCGGTGGATGAAGGGGACTACACTGTGGAGGTCACAGATGGAAACGGGTGTTCATCCACATCTGATATCTATCCGTTTGTATTTACAGGCATTGCAACTTCGGGTGAGCCGATGGTTGTGAATGTATTTCCGAATCCGGGCAGCGGTGTGTTCATGATCACTATTCCGGATGCAGGACAAAGGGAAACACAAGTGTCCGTGATGGATCACAGCGGTAGGGTGATACTTAGGGAGCAGATGTCCGCATCGTCGAATAAGCCGGTCCGTGTTGACCTGTCTACCCATCCGTCCGGAATCTATTTTGTGGTGGTGCGGTCGGAAACGAGTGTGTGGTATGGGAAGTTGGTGAAGGGGCGTTAG
- a CDS encoding META domain-containing protein: MHQPILTFALFLFLASCQTNKSATSPKDGKNIQTGIPETPVDIRGKFMFINHEWAAFTIDNPAGVVLNFTSDSSFSGFTGCNEMFGPYHLKGDSIYFDRIGATRKACPNTPWENDLLTILRECRLWNLQNDTLTLETPDKRKIFWMKVTENQKD, from the coding sequence ATGCACCAACCGATACTCACCTTCGCCCTCTTTCTGTTCCTGGCATCCTGCCAGACCAACAAGTCTGCAACTTCACCTAAAGATGGAAAGAATATCCAAACCGGCATCCCCGAAACCCCTGTTGACATAAGGGGAAAGTTTATGTTCATCAATCATGAATGGGCAGCATTTACAATAGACAATCCCGCAGGCGTCGTGTTGAATTTCACCAGTGATAGCTCTTTCAGCGGATTTACCGGATGCAACGAAATGTTCGGCCCATATCACCTCAAGGGCGATAGCATTTATTTTGACCGGATCGGCGCAACGCGAAAAGCGTGCCCCAACACGCCCTGGGAAAATGATTTGCTTACCATCCTTCGTGAATGCCGCCTGTGGAATCTGCAAAACGATACACTCACACTTGAAACCCCAGATAAAAGAAAAATTTTTTGGATGAAGGTGACTGAAAATCAAAAAGATTGA